The bacterium genomic interval GTGCGTTAGGCGAAGTCTCGTCGCATGGGTCAGAGGCTGGGCTCGACGCGGGTCGCCATGAAACGGACGGCGAACCGGACCTCGTCGTCACTGAGTGCGGCGTTCCCGCCTCGAGCCGGCATCTCGCCGACCTTGCCGTAGAACCCGTTCGTGGCGTGGCCCACGAGCACGTCGAGACCCTGCTCGATCCGGGGGCCCCAGAGATCCCGGTTGCCGATCAGCGGCGCGCCGCCGAGACCGGTCGAGTGACACTGGATGCAGGTGCCGGTCCACACCACGCGTCCCGACTCGAGCTCCGGGTCCGCCAGCGGCGTCTCCCAGAGGCTCGAGTCGGGGAGCGGCGGTCCCTCGGGCATCTCCG includes:
- a CDS encoding c-type cytochrome: MTSRGDAAVAGTLRAGAAVLAIVALAAGCSEPAEPESDGFVMLVEPSEMPEGPPLPDSSLWETPLADPELESGRVVWTGTCIQCHSTGLGGAPLIGNRDLWGPRIEQGLDVLVGHATNGFYGKVGEMPARGGNAALSDDEVRFAVRFMATRVEPSL